Proteins encoded together in one Candidatus Polarisedimenticolia bacterium window:
- the efp gene encoding elongation factor P: MLTTSDFKKGLAIQVEGLPYIIMEYSVQTPSARGSATLVRIKGRNVITGQVLDMTFKSGDKFEEPDLERRKINFMYADGDDFHFMDEESYEQFHMDRRALGETVQWLREGVTLRSIVFEGRVVGVELPQFVELKVIETGPGGRSDMASGKVTKAATLENGTEIRVPVYLAAGETVIVDTGTGEFVKRVGK, translated from the coding sequence ATGCTGACCACGTCCGACTTCAAGAAGGGGCTGGCGATCCAGGTCGAGGGTCTCCCGTACATCATCATGGAGTACTCGGTCCAGACGCCCTCGGCGCGCGGCTCGGCGACCCTCGTCCGCATCAAGGGACGGAACGTGATCACCGGCCAGGTCCTGGACATGACCTTCAAGTCGGGGGACAAGTTCGAGGAGCCGGACCTCGAGCGCCGCAAGATCAATTTCATGTATGCGGACGGCGACGATTTCCATTTCATGGACGAAGAGTCGTACGAGCAGTTCCACATGGACCGCCGGGCCCTGGGGGAGACGGTGCAGTGGCTGAGGGAGGGGGTGACGCTGCGCTCGATCGTCTTCGAGGGCCGCGTGGTCGGCGTCGAGCTTCCCCAGTTCGTCGAGCTGAAGGTGATCGAGACCGGCCCCGGGGGACGCTCGGACATGGCGAGCGGCAAGGTGACGAAGGCCGCGACGCTCGAGAACGGCACGGAAATCAGGGTGCCGGTCTACCTGGCGGCAGGCGAGACCGTGATCGTGGACACCGGCACCGGGGAATTCGTGAAGCGCGTGGGAAAATGA
- a CDS encoding methyltransferase has translation MILGLVLLSALAAGTAPAGEPPPNPHDATAHHPFTDVDKWTKLFDDPKRDEWQKPQETVAGLGLKPGQIVADLGAGTGYFERHLSRAVAPGGIVLAIDSEPEMVQHLGRRALKEQTPNVVPVLALPDEPFLPPGRVDCVLIVDTYHHIDDRLNYFRRMKGALAPGGRVAIIDFHKRELPVGPPLQHKLARDFVLDEMTQAGWSLAGEKTFLPYHYFLIFQPAPR, from the coding sequence GTGATCCTGGGCCTCGTCCTGCTGTCGGCCCTGGCGGCCGGGACGGCGCCCGCCGGGGAGCCGCCCCCGAATCCTCACGACGCCACGGCGCACCACCCGTTCACGGACGTCGACAAGTGGACGAAGCTGTTCGACGACCCGAAACGGGACGAGTGGCAGAAGCCGCAGGAAACCGTCGCCGGGCTGGGGCTCAAGCCGGGACAGATCGTCGCCGACCTGGGGGCCGGCACCGGCTACTTCGAGCGCCATCTCTCCCGGGCGGTCGCGCCGGGGGGCATCGTCCTGGCGATCGACTCCGAGCCGGAGATGGTGCAGCACCTGGGCCGGCGGGCCCTGAAGGAGCAGACTCCGAACGTCGTGCCGGTCCTGGCGCTGCCGGACGAGCCGTTCCTCCCGCCCGGCCGGGTCGACTGCGTCCTGATCGTCGACACGTACCATCACATCGACGATCGCCTCAACTACTTCCGGCGGATGAAAGGGGCGCTGGCCCCCGGGGGCCGGGTCGCGATCATCGACTTCCACAAGCGCGAGCTGCCGGTGGGGCCGCCGCTCCAGCACAAGCTGGCGCGCGATTTCGTGCTGGACGAGATGACGCAGGCGGGCTGGTCGCTCGCGGGCGAGAAGACCTTCCTGCCGTACCACTACTTCCTGATCTTCCAGCCCGCGCCGCGCTGA
- a CDS encoding M20/M25/M40 family metallo-hydrolase gives MTGSTSLPDPRAILEEARSLRSFIVDLTLRVCRERTVNYFPEDFPGGGPDGMTSPGQEGKVTAVLAGELQKLDMRPTTHAKVPGRDNLLATVGKGQPGFRHMLVLLHTDVVPSGAPSDWRFSPFEPFEKGGKLYGRGVLDDKGPLVASFAALRILKAHEDQLQGAFTFGAVGDEEVGIGVGLPFLIEQGLIKCTDAVIPDIAGNMKEINIAEKGRVLLKVKARGKQAHAMEPAKGVNAINAMSRFLVALQNTRLRHRAHPVLGGPTVNAGLIRGGVAPNAVPADCEATLDIRYVPGQTGDGIRAEVQALADEAIWGPGEVAAGSLSVEILQDAKPCEVAPDAPIVKRILRHAPDAKITGSGGGTFAKDLVLMGVDAVGWSCGDEATYHQPNEEIEVEQLVTFAGRLANLAFEIANEKRA, from the coding sequence ATGACAGGCAGCACGTCCCTTCCGGACCCTCGGGCCATCCTCGAGGAGGCGCGGTCGCTCCGCTCCTTCATCGTCGACCTCACCCTGCGCGTCTGCCGCGAGAGGACCGTCAACTACTTCCCGGAGGACTTCCCGGGGGGCGGCCCGGACGGCATGACCTCGCCCGGGCAGGAGGGGAAGGTCACCGCCGTTCTGGCCGGAGAGCTGCAGAAGCTGGACATGCGCCCCACCACGCACGCCAAGGTGCCGGGCCGGGACAACCTCCTGGCGACGGTCGGCAAGGGGCAGCCGGGGTTCCGCCACATGCTGGTGCTGCTGCACACGGACGTCGTGCCGAGCGGCGCGCCGTCCGACTGGAGGTTTTCCCCGTTCGAGCCGTTCGAGAAGGGGGGGAAGCTCTACGGCCGCGGCGTTCTGGACGACAAGGGGCCGCTGGTGGCGTCGTTCGCGGCGCTGCGCATCCTGAAGGCGCACGAGGACCAGCTGCAGGGGGCCTTCACCTTCGGCGCGGTCGGGGACGAGGAGGTCGGCATCGGCGTCGGTCTGCCGTTCCTGATCGAGCAGGGGCTGATCAAGTGCACCGACGCCGTCATTCCGGACATCGCCGGGAACATGAAGGAGATCAACATCGCGGAGAAGGGGCGCGTCCTCCTCAAGGTGAAGGCGCGCGGCAAGCAGGCGCACGCGATGGAGCCGGCCAAGGGGGTGAACGCGATCAACGCCATGTCGCGCTTCCTCGTGGCGCTGCAGAACACCCGGCTGCGCCACCGGGCGCATCCGGTCCTGGGCGGGCCGACCGTCAATGCCGGCCTCATCCGCGGAGGCGTGGCCCCCAACGCCGTGCCGGCCGACTGCGAGGCGACGCTCGACATCCGCTACGTCCCCGGCCAGACGGGGGACGGGATCCGGGCGGAGGTGCAGGCGCTGGCCGACGAGGCGATCTGGGGGCCGGGCGAGGTCGCCGCGGGCTCCCTCTCGGTCGAGATCCTGCAGGACGCGAAGCCGTGCGAGGTGGCTCCCGACGCGCCCATCGTCAAGCGGATCCTGCGGCACGCTCCGGACGCGAAGATCACCGGCAGCGGCGGCGGCACGTTCGCCAAGGACCTGGTCCTGATGGGCGTGGACGCGGTCGGATGGTCGTGCGGCGACGAGGCGACCTATCACCAGCCCAACGAGGAGATCGAGGTGGAGCAGCTCGTGACTTTCGCCGGCCGCCTCGCCAACCTGGCGTTCGAGATCGCGAACGAGAAGCGTGCGTGA
- a CDS encoding DUF983 domain-containing protein — translation MPAHNLKDRAIAVLRQRCPRCLEGRAFRGLLTMNDACPVCGLVFEREPGYFVGAMYVSYAMAVPAYLLAVLLVHALFRRLSDLAVLAAGLPVILLGSPVLFRYSRVIWMHVDRTLDPGET, via the coding sequence ATGCCGGCGCACAACCTGAAGGACCGGGCGATCGCCGTGCTGCGCCAGCGTTGCCCGAGGTGCCTGGAAGGGCGCGCCTTCCGCGGCCTCCTGACGATGAACGACGCTTGTCCTGTGTGCGGCCTCGTCTTCGAGCGGGAGCCGGGGTACTTCGTCGGGGCCATGTACGTCAGCTATGCCATGGCGGTCCCGGCGTACCTGCTGGCCGTCCTTCTCGTGCATGCCCTCTTCCGGCGCCTTTCGGACCTGGCGGTCCTGGCGGCCGGCCTGCCGGTCATCCTCCTCGGCTCGCCGGTTCTGTTCCGGTACTCTCGCGTGATCTGGATGCACGTCGATCGGACGCTCGACCCCGGAGAGACCTAG
- a CDS encoding Rieske 2Fe-2S domain-containing protein: MSPPRWHRLGTVDDLKTKPLQQIKAGDVWLALSFKDGVFGAVSGRCNHAGGPLGDGQVDDQGYIVCPWHHWRFHRITGEERPGIPAAVPRHDLKVESGDLYVDLTPATKRVQAPHKPHPLTREIRREPGPLRVAGISTAAMNRTFPRYSTSEDLLQVALDQAATRGTETKLIRLNDLRFGTCEGYYSQSAWACTWPCTLTQSNPKDELTEVYEALIFWADVVLIATSIRWGAPASLYSKMIERLNCVQNQITLHNRVLIRNKVAGFIITGGQDNIQAVAGQMMMFFGELGFLFPQFPFVAHSRGWSAEDMEENMAFVRKDPRLRDGTRALADRCLQMATVLVASGEGAATIERGGRKACAPDGPA; this comes from the coding sequence ATGAGCCCACCGCGCTGGCACCGACTCGGCACGGTCGACGACCTGAAGACGAAGCCGCTTCAGCAGATCAAGGCCGGCGACGTCTGGCTCGCCCTGTCCTTCAAGGACGGCGTGTTCGGGGCGGTCTCCGGCCGCTGCAACCACGCCGGCGGGCCTCTCGGCGACGGGCAGGTCGACGACCAGGGCTACATCGTCTGCCCCTGGCACCACTGGAGGTTTCATCGGATCACGGGCGAAGAGCGGCCGGGGATCCCGGCGGCCGTGCCGCGCCACGACCTCAAGGTGGAGAGCGGCGACCTCTACGTCGACCTGACGCCGGCGACGAAGCGCGTCCAGGCGCCGCACAAGCCCCACCCGCTGACCCGGGAGATCCGGCGCGAGCCGGGGCCGCTGCGCGTCGCCGGGATCTCGACCGCGGCGATGAACCGGACCTTCCCGCGCTACTCGACTTCGGAGGACCTGCTCCAGGTCGCGCTCGATCAGGCGGCCACCCGCGGCACCGAGACGAAGCTGATCCGGCTCAACGACCTCCGGTTCGGCACCTGCGAGGGGTACTACTCGCAGAGCGCCTGGGCCTGCACCTGGCCGTGCACTCTCACCCAGTCGAATCCGAAGGACGAGTTGACGGAGGTCTACGAGGCCCTGATCTTCTGGGCCGACGTGGTCCTGATCGCCACCTCGATCCGCTGGGGGGCCCCCGCCTCGCTCTATTCGAAGATGATCGAGCGGCTGAACTGCGTGCAGAACCAGATCACGCTGCACAACCGCGTGCTCATCCGCAACAAGGTGGCCGGCTTCATCATCACGGGCGGCCAGGACAACATCCAGGCGGTGGCCGGCCAGATGATGATGTTCTTCGGCGAGCTGGGGTTCCTGTTCCCGCAGTTCCCGTTCGTCGCCCACAGCCGCGGCTGGTCGGCGGAGGACATGGAGGAGAACATGGCCTTCGTCAGGAAGGACCCGCGGCTGCGCGACGGCACCCGGGCCCTGGCCGACCGCTGCCTGCAGATGGCCACGGTGCTGGTGGCGTCGGGCGAGGGGGCCGCGACGATCGAGCGCGGCGGCCGCAAGGCGTGCGCCCCCGACGGGCCCGCCTGA
- a CDS encoding sodium/solute symporter (Members of the Solute:Sodium Symporter (SSS), TC 2.A.21 as described in tcdb.org, catalyze solute:Na+ symport. Known solutes for members of the family include sugars, amino acids, nucleosides, inositols, vitamins, urea or anions, depending on the system.), giving the protein MGFFFLFIVTTLGITWWAARRTRTTEHFYAAGRVISPGQNGFALAGDYMSAASFLGIAGLVSTTGFDGLIYSTGWLVGWPVVLFLIAEPLRNLGRYTFADVVAARLRQAPVRIAAAVGTLATVTLYLIAQMVGAGGLIKLMFGIPYESAIVIVGAAMIAYVLFGGMIATTWVQIVKAFLLLGGAAVLATLVLVRFDFNPAALFAAAAERYGQGVLSPGRLVQKPLDAVSLGLALMFGTAGLPHILMRFYTVPDAKAARTSVFYATGLIGFFYLMTFILGFGAMVFVGPDAIRAVEPGGNMAAPLLAEFLGGTAFLGFIAAVAFATILAVVAGLTLSGAAALSHDLWVHVVRKDLASPREQLRVARIATVGLGVLGVLLGITFKGQNVAFMVGLAFAIAASANFPALVLSIFWRGYTTSGAVTSMLLGTITTLVLIYLSPTVQIDILKHEAAWFPLKNPALVTMPLSFAAGVVVSLCTARREEAAGFASLQRRMHLGAAGEP; this is encoded by the coding sequence ATGGGGTTCTTCTTCCTCTTCATCGTGACGACCCTCGGCATCACCTGGTGGGCGGCCCGCCGCACGCGCACGACGGAGCACTTCTACGCCGCCGGCCGGGTGATCAGCCCAGGGCAGAACGGTTTCGCCCTGGCGGGCGACTACATGAGCGCCGCCTCGTTTCTCGGCATCGCGGGGCTCGTGTCGACCACCGGGTTCGACGGGCTCATCTATTCGACCGGCTGGCTCGTCGGCTGGCCGGTGGTCCTCTTCCTGATCGCGGAGCCGCTGCGCAACCTCGGGCGGTACACGTTCGCGGACGTGGTCGCCGCGCGCCTGCGCCAGGCGCCGGTGCGCATCGCGGCGGCGGTGGGGACGCTCGCCACGGTGACCCTGTACCTGATCGCCCAGATGGTCGGGGCCGGCGGGCTGATCAAGCTGATGTTCGGCATCCCGTACGAGTCGGCCATCGTGATCGTGGGGGCCGCGATGATCGCGTACGTCCTGTTCGGCGGGATGATCGCGACGACGTGGGTGCAGATCGTCAAGGCGTTCCTCCTGCTCGGGGGCGCGGCGGTCCTGGCAACGCTCGTCCTCGTACGCTTCGACTTCAACCCGGCGGCTCTCTTCGCCGCCGCGGCGGAGCGCTACGGACAGGGCGTCCTGTCGCCCGGACGCCTCGTGCAGAAGCCGCTCGATGCCGTTTCGCTGGGCCTCGCACTGATGTTCGGCACCGCGGGGCTGCCGCACATCCTGATGCGGTTCTACACCGTGCCGGACGCCAAGGCGGCGCGGACCTCCGTGTTCTACGCCACGGGGTTGATCGGGTTCTTCTACCTCATGACCTTCATTCTCGGGTTCGGGGCGATGGTGTTCGTCGGCCCGGACGCCATCCGCGCGGTCGAGCCCGGCGGCAACATGGCCGCGCCGCTCCTGGCCGAGTTCCTGGGCGGGACCGCATTCCTCGGGTTCATCGCCGCCGTCGCCTTCGCGACGATCCTGGCGGTCGTGGCCGGGCTCACCCTCTCGGGCGCCGCGGCCCTGTCGCACGACCTGTGGGTCCACGTCGTCCGCAAGGACCTCGCGAGCCCCAGGGAGCAGCTGCGCGTCGCCCGCATCGCCACCGTGGGGCTGGGAGTCCTCGGCGTCCTCCTGGGGATCACCTTCAAGGGCCAGAACGTGGCGTTCATGGTCGGGCTCGCCTTCGCCATCGCCGCCAGCGCCAACTTCCCGGCCCTGGTCCTGTCGATCTTCTGGCGCGGCTACACGACCAGCGGCGCCGTGACCAGCATGCTGCTCGGGACGATCACGACGCTGGTCCTGATCTACCTGTCCCCGACCGTGCAGATCGACATCCTCAAGCACGAGGCCGCCTGGTTCCCGCTGAAGAACCCGGCCCTCGTCACGATGCCGCTGTCGTTCGCCGCCGGCGTCGTCGTCTCGCTCTGCACCGCCCGCCGGGAGGAAGCGGCGGGGTTCGCCAGCCTGCAGCGGCGCATGCACCTGGGCGCGGCGGGGGAGCCATGA
- a CDS encoding DUF485 domain-containing protein: MPKVEGGQEGLRALAAAQWRIAATLTAAMIALYFGFILLIAFNKAFLARLVIPGLSLGILLGALVIVCSWLLTWVYVRWANTHYDAGRGRLRNGD; encoded by the coding sequence GTGCCGAAGGTCGAGGGTGGACAGGAGGGGTTGCGCGCCCTGGCGGCCGCGCAGTGGCGCATCGCCGCGACGCTGACCGCCGCGATGATTGCGCTGTACTTCGGGTTCATCCTGCTCATCGCCTTCAACAAGGCGTTCCTGGCCCGGCTGGTCATCCCGGGGCTGTCCCTCGGCATCCTGCTGGGGGCGCTGGTCATCGTCTGCTCCTGGCTCCTCACCTGGGTGTACGTGCGCTGGGCCAACACCCATTACGACGCCGGGCGGGGCCGGCTCCGGAATGGTGACTAG
- a CDS encoding cupin domain-containing protein produces MQTIHDLPRIIERHRESGESWIEFLRVPSLSTGVYVLGAGAADPQEPHTEDEVYYIVGGRGMLRVGTEEHEFMPGSLLYVPARAEHRFHDIREELVALVFFAPAEGSTAA; encoded by the coding sequence ATGCAGACCATCCACGATCTGCCGCGGATCATCGAGAGGCACCGCGAGTCGGGCGAGTCCTGGATCGAGTTCCTGCGCGTTCCGTCGCTCAGCACGGGGGTCTACGTGCTGGGGGCGGGGGCCGCCGACCCCCAGGAGCCGCACACCGAGGACGAGGTGTACTACATCGTCGGCGGCCGGGGGATGCTGCGGGTCGGGACGGAGGAGCACGAGTTCATGCCGGGGAGCCTCCTCTACGTGCCGGCCCGGGCGGAGCATCGCTTCCACGACATCCGGGAGGAGCTCGTGGCGCTCGTCTTCTTCGCGCCCGCCGAGGGATCGACGGCCGCGTAG
- a CDS encoding glycosyltransferase family 39 protein has translation MSEATGSSTPDRRLLLGLSGTKLLIHVLLADRYGYFRDELYFLDCGRHLDWGYVDHAPLIGLVSRLALILGGSLHALRIFPAIAGAALVALTMLIAWRLGAGRFGQGLAGLAVLVAPIYLGTDSILSMNAFEPLFWMGSVYLLIRIVQTGNSRLWMGVGALAGLGLMNKHSTVFFLAALAAGVLLTPLRRELRGPWPWAGVAIALVIVSPNVAWQIAHGFPTLEDLQNVSREGKNVVLGPVAFFGQQIILLHPVLFPLWLAGLAWLFGGSGGRYRAFGWTYVALSVTLFALKGKNYYLAPIYPVLFAAGGTWLDAGLSRWRVTAGRMWPRGAIVALVLAAGAATAPLSLPILSPERYVAYEKALGSAPPKTEVAHRGPLPQLFGDQFGWEELVAEVARIYDSLPEEERARTAIYANNYGEAGAINLFGPRLGLPPAISGHQTHFFWGPRGYTGEIVIVLQGDRDELQEQFESVETAGEHHHPWGMEEENNEIYLCRGLKTPLAVLWPSVKHWN, from the coding sequence GTGAGCGAGGCGACGGGGTCCTCCACGCCGGACCGCCGTCTGCTCCTCGGCCTGAGCGGGACCAAGCTTCTCATCCACGTCCTGCTCGCGGACCGGTACGGCTATTTCCGCGACGAGCTCTACTTCCTGGACTGCGGCCGTCACCTCGACTGGGGGTACGTCGATCACGCGCCGCTGATCGGACTGGTGTCCCGGCTGGCGCTGATCCTCGGCGGCTCCCTGCACGCCCTCCGGATTTTCCCGGCCATCGCCGGGGCGGCCCTGGTGGCGCTGACGATGCTCATCGCCTGGCGGCTCGGCGCGGGCCGCTTCGGGCAGGGGCTGGCCGGGCTGGCGGTCCTCGTCGCGCCGATCTACCTGGGAACCGACAGCATCCTGTCGATGAACGCCTTCGAGCCCCTGTTCTGGATGGGGTCCGTCTATCTGCTCATCCGGATCGTGCAGACGGGGAACTCGCGGCTCTGGATGGGTGTGGGCGCGCTGGCCGGGCTCGGGCTCATGAACAAGCACTCGACGGTCTTCTTCCTCGCCGCGCTGGCGGCCGGCGTCCTGCTCACCCCGCTGCGGCGGGAGCTGCGAGGGCCCTGGCCGTGGGCGGGGGTCGCGATCGCGCTGGTGATCGTCTCGCCGAACGTGGCGTGGCAAATCGCGCACGGCTTCCCGACGCTTGAAGACCTGCAGAATGTTTCACGCGAGGGGAAGAACGTCGTCCTGGGGCCCGTGGCGTTCTTCGGCCAGCAAATCATCCTCCTGCATCCCGTCCTGTTCCCCTTGTGGCTGGCGGGCCTGGCGTGGCTGTTTGGGGGATCGGGCGGCCGGTATCGTGCCTTCGGGTGGACGTACGTCGCCCTGTCCGTCACCCTCTTCGCCTTGAAGGGGAAGAACTACTACCTCGCGCCGATCTACCCGGTGCTGTTCGCCGCGGGGGGGACGTGGCTCGATGCAGGGCTGTCCCGCTGGCGGGTCACGGCGGGCCGGATGTGGCCGAGGGGGGCGATCGTCGCTCTGGTCCTCGCGGCGGGGGCCGCGACGGCGCCCCTCTCGCTCCCCATCCTCTCCCCCGAGCGGTACGTCGCCTACGAGAAGGCGCTCGGTTCCGCGCCGCCCAAGACCGAGGTGGCCCACCGCGGCCCGTTGCCGCAGCTCTTCGGCGATCAGTTCGGCTGGGAGGAGCTGGTCGCGGAGGTGGCGCGCATCTATGACTCGCTGCCCGAGGAGGAGCGCGCCCGGACGGCGATCTACGCCAACAACTACGGCGAGGCGGGGGCGATCAACCTGTTCGGTCCGCGGCTCGGGCTGCCGCCGGCGATCAGCGGCCACCAGACCCATTTCTTCTGGGGTCCGCGCGGCTACACGGGAGAGATCGTCATCGTGCTGCAGGGGGACCGCGACGAGCTGCAGGAGCAGTTCGAGTCGGTCGAGACGGCGGGTGAGCACCATCATCCCTGGGGGATGGAGGAGGAGAACAACGAGATCTATCTCTGCCGCGGGCTGAAGACCCCGCTCGCCGTGCTCTGGCCGAGCGTCAAGCACTGGAACTGA
- a CDS encoding GFA family protein encodes MKWKGGCFCGAVRYEVNGDPGISTHCHCEHCRRTSGAAFLTWVECPAAGFSFTMGTPGSFQSRPGVTRSFCTSCGTPLTYRHVDTPGTVDVTVCSLDEPARVTPQDHVYHDGKLPWVRLADGLPTYRRRRADGP; translated from the coding sequence ATGAAATGGAAAGGCGGGTGTTTCTGCGGCGCCGTCCGCTACGAGGTGAATGGGGATCCGGGCATCTCCACGCACTGCCACTGCGAGCACTGTCGGCGCACGAGCGGCGCGGCGTTTCTGACCTGGGTCGAATGTCCCGCGGCGGGATTCTCGTTCACGATGGGGACGCCGGGGTCCTTCCAGAGCCGGCCGGGAGTGACCCGATCCTTCTGCACCTCGTGCGGCACGCCGTTGACCTACAGGCATGTCGATACGCCCGGCACCGTGGACGTGACGGTGTGCAGCCTGGACGAGCCGGCGCGCGTGACGCCGCAGGACCATGTCTATCACGACGGCAAACTGCCCTGGGTCCGCCTCGCCGACGGCCTCCCGACCTATCGGCGGCGCCGCGCGGACGGCCCATGA